A region of Stegostoma tigrinum isolate sSteTig4 chromosome 5, sSteTig4.hap1, whole genome shotgun sequence DNA encodes the following proteins:
- the LOC125451708 gene encoding glucagon family neuropeptides isoform X5, translating to MPNKATLAFMVVYGIIMHCSVYGSPTGVKYPEFRVEDEAYDEEGNSLTGLTYQTDLNGIRIPSSVIDDVNTLYYPPEKRTERHAEGIFNKRLRALLAQEITREFVHSLIPTKRDGGSSVEKDTEPLSKRHSDGIFTDSYSRYRKQMAVKKYLAAVLGKRYKQRVKNKGRRVYYL from the exons ATGCCTAACAAAGCGACGCTAGCATTTATGGTTGTGTATGGGATCATAATGCATTGCAGTGTCTACGGTTCACCGACTGGAGTGAAATATCCCGAATTTAG GGTTGAAGATGAAGCGTATGATGAAGAGGGAAACTCACTAACGGGTCTGACTTACCAAACTGATCTAAATGGCATCCGAATTCCTTCATCGGTCATTGATGATGTAAACACGTTATACTATCCACCGGAGAAGAG AACAGAAAGGCACGCTGAGGGGATATTTAATAAACGCCTAAGGGCATTGTTGGCACAGGAAATAACAAGAGAATTCGTTCACTCTCTCATCCCTACAAAGCGCGATGG TGGCAGCAGTGTTGAGAAGGATACAGAGCCTCTGTCAAAGCGACATTCCGATGGCATCTTTACCGACAGCTACAGCCGTTACAGGAAACAGATGGCTGTCAAGAAATACTTGGCAGCCGTCCTGGGGAAAAGGTATAAACAAAGGGTTAAAAATAAAGGACGCCGAGTATACTATTTGTAG
- the LOC125451708 gene encoding glucagon family neuropeptides isoform X1 → MDKVQGDVEDQVRSRKPPRLLIISKTMCEESRQNPGSWVEDEAYDEEGNSLTGLTYQTDLNGIRIPSSVIDDVNTLYYPPEKRTERHAEGIFNKRLRALLAQEITREFVHSLIPTKRDGGSSVEKDTEPLSKRHSDGIFTDSYSRYRKQMAVKKYLAAVLGKSPEDINIAHIIDEIGIDVLLRLLEGDYDIGLGVLLQQISLSAN, encoded by the exons ATGGACAAGGTGCAGGGAGATGTAGAAGATCAAGTCAGGAGCAGAAAGCCACCTAGGCTTCTGATTATTTCTAAAACAATGTGTGAGGAATCGAGGCAAAACCCTGGCAGCTg GGTTGAAGATGAAGCGTATGATGAAGAGGGAAACTCACTAACGGGTCTGACTTACCAAACTGATCTAAATGGCATCCGAATTCCTTCATCGGTCATTGATGATGTAAACACGTTATACTATCCACCGGAGAAGAG AACAGAAAGGCACGCTGAGGGGATATTTAATAAACGCCTAAGGGCATTGTTGGCACAGGAAATAACAAGAGAATTCGTTCACTCTCTCATCCCTACAAAGCGCGATGG TGGCAGCAGTGTTGAGAAGGATACAGAGCCTCTGTCAAAGCGACATTCCGATGGCATCTTTACCGACAGCTACAGCCGTTACAGGAAACAGATGGCTGTCAAGAAATACTTGGCAGCCGTCCTGGGGAAAAG CCCGGAAGATATTAATATTGCCCACATTATCGACGAAATAGGCATTGATGTTCTGCTTAGGCTGCTGGAAGGGGATTATGATATTGGTTTGGGAGTATTGCTGCAGCAGATCTCCTTGTCG GCAAATTGA
- the LOC125451708 gene encoding glucagon family neuropeptides isoform X2, translated as MPNKATLAFMVVYGIIMHCSVYGSPTGVKYPEFRVEDEAYDEEGNSLTGLTYQTDLNGIRIPSSVIDDVNTLYYPPEKRTERHAEGIFNKRLRALLAQEITREFVHSLIPTKRDGGSSVEKDTEPLSKRHSDGIFTDSYSRYRKQMAVKKYLAAVLGKSPEDINIAHIIDEIGIDVLLRLLEGDYDIGLGVLLQQISLSAN; from the exons ATGCCTAACAAAGCGACGCTAGCATTTATGGTTGTGTATGGGATCATAATGCATTGCAGTGTCTACGGTTCACCGACTGGAGTGAAATATCCCGAATTTAG GGTTGAAGATGAAGCGTATGATGAAGAGGGAAACTCACTAACGGGTCTGACTTACCAAACTGATCTAAATGGCATCCGAATTCCTTCATCGGTCATTGATGATGTAAACACGTTATACTATCCACCGGAGAAGAG AACAGAAAGGCACGCTGAGGGGATATTTAATAAACGCCTAAGGGCATTGTTGGCACAGGAAATAACAAGAGAATTCGTTCACTCTCTCATCCCTACAAAGCGCGATGG TGGCAGCAGTGTTGAGAAGGATACAGAGCCTCTGTCAAAGCGACATTCCGATGGCATCTTTACCGACAGCTACAGCCGTTACAGGAAACAGATGGCTGTCAAGAAATACTTGGCAGCCGTCCTGGGGAAAAG CCCGGAAGATATTAATATTGCCCACATTATCGACGAAATAGGCATTGATGTTCTGCTTAGGCTGCTGGAAGGGGATTATGATATTGGTTTGGGAGTATTGCTGCAGCAGATCTCCTTGTCG GCAAATTGA
- the LOC125451708 gene encoding glucagon family neuropeptides isoform X4 — MDKVQGDVEDQVRSRKPPRLLIISKTMCEESRQNPGSWVEDEAYDEEGNSLTGLTYQTDLNGIRIPSSVIDDVNTLYYPPEKRTERHAEGIFNKRLRALLAQEITREFVHSLIPTKRDGPEDINIAHIIDEIGIDVLLRLLEGDYDIGLGVLLQQISLSAN, encoded by the exons ATGGACAAGGTGCAGGGAGATGTAGAAGATCAAGTCAGGAGCAGAAAGCCACCTAGGCTTCTGATTATTTCTAAAACAATGTGTGAGGAATCGAGGCAAAACCCTGGCAGCTg GGTTGAAGATGAAGCGTATGATGAAGAGGGAAACTCACTAACGGGTCTGACTTACCAAACTGATCTAAATGGCATCCGAATTCCTTCATCGGTCATTGATGATGTAAACACGTTATACTATCCACCGGAGAAGAG AACAGAAAGGCACGCTGAGGGGATATTTAATAAACGCCTAAGGGCATTGTTGGCACAGGAAATAACAAGAGAATTCGTTCACTCTCTCATCCCTACAAAGCGCGATGG CCCGGAAGATATTAATATTGCCCACATTATCGACGAAATAGGCATTGATGTTCTGCTTAGGCTGCTGGAAGGGGATTATGATATTGGTTTGGGAGTATTGCTGCAGCAGATCTCCTTGTCG GCAAATTGA
- the LOC125451708 gene encoding glucagon family neuropeptides isoform X3: protein MSNLNTKQSSSRVMETKVEDEAYDEEGNSLTGLTYQTDLNGIRIPSSVIDDVNTLYYPPEKRTERHAEGIFNKRLRALLAQEITREFVHSLIPTKRDGGSSVEKDTEPLSKRHSDGIFTDSYSRYRKQMAVKKYLAAVLGKSPEDINIAHIIDEIGIDVLLRLLEGDYDIGLGVLLQQISLSAN, encoded by the exons ATGTCTAATCTCAATACTAAACAGAGCTCATCTCGGGTTATGGAAACGAA GGTTGAAGATGAAGCGTATGATGAAGAGGGAAACTCACTAACGGGTCTGACTTACCAAACTGATCTAAATGGCATCCGAATTCCTTCATCGGTCATTGATGATGTAAACACGTTATACTATCCACCGGAGAAGAG AACAGAAAGGCACGCTGAGGGGATATTTAATAAACGCCTAAGGGCATTGTTGGCACAGGAAATAACAAGAGAATTCGTTCACTCTCTCATCCCTACAAAGCGCGATGG TGGCAGCAGTGTTGAGAAGGATACAGAGCCTCTGTCAAAGCGACATTCCGATGGCATCTTTACCGACAGCTACAGCCGTTACAGGAAACAGATGGCTGTCAAGAAATACTTGGCAGCCGTCCTGGGGAAAAG CCCGGAAGATATTAATATTGCCCACATTATCGACGAAATAGGCATTGATGTTCTGCTTAGGCTGCTGGAAGGGGATTATGATATTGGTTTGGGAGTATTGCTGCAGCAGATCTCCTTGTCG GCAAATTGA